The Miscanthus floridulus cultivar M001 chromosome 6, ASM1932011v1, whole genome shotgun sequence genomic interval ATGGACGACGACGgcctcggctgctgctgcggctgctgcctCCTGTGCTGCGCCTGCGCCTGCCGAGGTCATCTGCAACTGGTGCACCTTCCTCGTCGCGCTGGCGGCCGCCGCGGTGCTGGTCGCCGCCTTCGGCGTCGCGCTCCCCGTCCGCGCCACCGTCACCGACGCCTCGCTGAGCCGCCTCGACCTCGTCGTCACCAACAGCAACGGCACCGCTACCGCTACCGCCGCCTCatccgtctccgtctccgtcgCCTACAACCTCTCCCTGACCGTCCAGCTCCGGAACCGCAACTGGGCGATGCGGGTCGAGCTGGCCGCGCCGCTCGACGCCGAGCTCCGCTTCGCGGGGCGGCGCTTCGACGGCGCCCGCCTGGCGGACCCGGGCAGGAGCGTCCCGCCGCGGGGCACGGAGGAGTTCCGCGTGCTGGCCGCGTCGCCGTCGCCCGGCGGGGCAGCGCTGGGAggcgccggcgccgcggcggAGCTCTCGAGGGAGCGCGCCGAGGGGGTGTTCGAGGTGGAGCTGCGGATCGCCGGGGAGGTCAGGTACCGCCCCGTGCACGCCGGCCGGAGGAGCAGGCTGGAGGCGACGTGCCCGCTCAAGTTGCTCATGCCGAACGCGCCGCGGGGGACGCACTTGGTGGTGCTGCAGAAGGACGTCAGCTGCTATTAGCCTACTATAGCTAGCTTGCTTGCTTACCAGGAATTACGTACGTACGTATGCTAGCATTGCATATATGGTTGCATTGGACGCAGTTTGTTGGGGATGCGTGTGATCTCTGATCTGATCTTTCATATGAACAAACTAACCTAGCATGGATTCCTACGCATTTGCATTGTAAttaatccaaaattttttggatctaaacgcacccttacTATAGTCACGAATGAATGGCTCCACGTCTACTGTCATTCACCTTCAAGTAGTCATTTACATTCTTCGGTTTGTACATCAATATGTCGTTATTAAATGCGTAGCATGCAAGTTCTTGAAGTGCCCACAACTACACTAGCGAACGCAATAATACTAGAGAATTTGCAGGAAATTCGCCTTTGTTTGGTTAATTAAAATCAACCTGCAACTTTTTGATCACCAACTACGTTGTGCACGTTGACTATAAGCACTAGAAAAATCTATGGGAAgtcttcttttttaaaaaaaatagtttcGTAATCATAGAATTTGAAAGAAAATATAGTTATTATCAAATTATATGCACTTTTCCTATGCCAGGTGCCTGATTTCCTTTAATCCGTCCAGGCGACGTAGCAGCTGTTGATCGTGTTTTGTTTTTTGTGCATGATCAAACCCTCAGATGGAATCCAACGGCTGTACAGTGTCGCGTGAGAGATGGCTACTTTTCAGACACCTGTAAATTAGCATCAAACAATTATATGTGTAACTCTGTTCTCTTAAaggcctcgttcgctggtctgaaacttggttgaaactggctggttttgtgagagagaaatactgtagcGGCTGGTTGATGAATAGTATTTGCTGAGGGGATCAGCCGGCTGGTCTAGATGGACCAGACCAGCAAACACGCCCAAAATATGGATTCATTCTGAAATGCTTGACATTTAATTTTGTCCATTTTCACCGTATGCAATTTCACCCCAAAAAATCAATTTTAACATTTTAAATAAAATGTACAGACAATAATTATCGCTAGTTGAGGTGGTTGGAACTAAATCCAGCCAATTCAATTGGCTTTCAACCGGAACAAATGGCCGAAAAGTCAACCGCAGCTGCTGCCGCTAGCTGATCCGGCGGGAGAGATACATTTGCAAAATTTTAGCATGGGAATTTTTTAAAGAAACCGATTATATgaagaaaataatttttttccaCAGCAGGCTGAGGTTCTAGCGTTGCCCAACTCAAAAGCCCGGTGGTGGCTGGGCTGAGCCGCTCAGGCCCAGGAGCGCAGGCTAGGCAACCCAACGCACCGTCGCCCCTCCCGTTCCTCACTCGCGCCGCCTCCCACACGCGCACTCGCGGCTCGCGCAGGCAAGGCGCCGCCGCCCAGCGCCGCCGCCCAGCGCCGTCGCTCAGCGGCCGCCGGCGACGAGCCTCCGCGGAAGCCAGCGGCCCTACCGGCGAGGCGGCGAGTTCTTCTTCCTTCTCCACCGACGGGACAGCGCTTCTCCACCGACGGGACAGCGCGTGGATCCGGCGACCTCTGGGCTCCGGCGAGGCAGCGACGGCGAGTGGTGACTGCTGATAGGTGGTGAGTTTATTTGCCTTCTGTCTCAGCCCTTCCTTAGTTTATTTGATTCGATTTCTTCTTATGAGAGCTGCTGTATTTTGAGTGCAGCGTCCACGTCGACCATTGCCCACTTGGAAACTGGAACTGGGCTGAGCGGATGTAGACCGTTCGAATTCCAATCGCACGGTCTGCGTTCCTCCCTCGTCAAGGGCTTCGTGTCTACACCGGTAGCGCGCCGTCATGTCGGAGACTGAATCGGCGGCAGTGGCAGCGGCGCCGGACCCGGCGGCTGCAGCGGAGCCGAAGCCTCGGCGGCTGCGGGGGCACAAGAAGGGCGCCGTCACCTGCTGCGTCGCCTCCTCCGCCCGCCCGGGCGTCGTCGCGTCCTCCGGCGAGGTAGGCGTTTCCATCACGCTGCTCGTCTACTCTTCCGAGAACAAACACTGCGCCGTACGATGACTTCGGT includes:
- the LOC136460234 gene encoding uncharacterized protein, with the protein product MSPQPRSDDGRRPGGRALVGQTPSPLCPPASGKPDRPWTTTASAAAAAAASCAAPAPAEVICNWCTFLVALAAAAVLVAAFGVALPVRATVTDASLSRLDLVVTNSNGTATATAASSVSVSVAYNLSLTVQLRNRNWAMRVELAAPLDAELRFAGRRFDGARLADPGRSVPPRGTEEFRVLAASPSPGGAALGGAGAAAELSRERAEGVFEVELRIAGEVRYRPVHAGRRSRLEATCPLKLLMPNAPRGTHLVVLQKDVSCY